A single genomic interval of Acipenser ruthenus chromosome 28, fAciRut3.2 maternal haplotype, whole genome shotgun sequence harbors:
- the LOC117434950 gene encoding acyl-CoA-binding domain-containing protein 4-like isoform X4 — protein MGAAMAHPEQDCERRCQAAVSVVHSLPKNGVYRPSHEVMLRFYSFYKQATCGPCTAPRPGFWDPIGRYKWDAWKRLGGTSREGAMREYVEEMKRVALEQVIDTVPMNEKTASMFHYFQPLYRVIHDMPRPPDTLLQQTGGELENSVREESSGESEPQGNGPVWGLSGHPDGGAEFNQESNHVTSDSESEVFCDSMEQLDPNKQGEPQSDSSAPELQSPLNPVAAATQAGAGQGGERAGQGEGEPLRKKGVLLDGRQSHWNWRSSGDVARDERGVAGAGGGAGGGAPERGHPGALEQQITLALQRLQEDMHCARDRLHALEQRADMQQGLSWWLPALLLWPFLAQWLIHLLQCGRKKM, from the exons ATGGGAGCAGCGATGGCTCATCCAGAGCAGGACTGCGAGAGGCGTTGCCAGGCTGCCGTCAGCGTCGTGCACAGCCTGCCCAAGAACG gcGTCTACCGGCCGTCCCATGAGGTCATGCTGCGATTCTACAGCTTCTACAAGCAGGCAACCTGCGGGCCCTGCACAGCTCCCCGGCCCGGGTTCTGGGACCCCATCGGCCGCTACAAGtg GGACGCCTGGAAGCGGCTGGGAGGCACGAGCAGGGAGGGGGCGATGAGGGAGTACGTAGAGGAGATGAAGAGAGTGGCTCTggag CAGGTCATCGACACCGTGCCCATGAATGAGAAGACAGCCTCCATGTTCCATTACTTCCAACCTCTCTACCGTGTGATCCACGACATGCCCAGGCCTCCAGACACTCTCCTCCAGCAGACCgggg GTGAGCTGGAGAACAGTGTGCGTGAGGAGTCAAGCGGAGAGAGTGAACCCCAGGGGAATGGGCCAGTGTGGGGACTCAGCGGGCATCCAG ATGGAGGGGCGGAGTTTAACCAGGAGAGTAACCATGTGACCAGCGACTCGGAGAGCGAGGTGTTCTGTGACTCCATGGAGCAGCTCGACCCCAACAAG CAGGGGGAGCCCCAGAGTGATTCTTCAGCACCAGAGCTCCAGAGTCCTCTCAACCCTGTCGCTGCGGCAACACAGGCAGGGGCGGGCCAAGGAGGAGAGAGGGCGGGCCAAGGAGAGGGAGAGCCATTGAGGAAGAAGGGAGTTTTGCTGGATGGACGGCAGAGTCACTGGA ACTGGCGGAGCTCAGGGGACGTGGCCAGGGATGAGAGGGGCGTGGCAGGAGCAGGGGGAGGGGCTGGGGGAGGAGCACCTGAGAGAGGACATCCTGGCGCTCTGGAACAGCAGATCACCCTGGCACTGCAGAGGCTGCAGGAGGACATGCACTGCGCCAGGGACAGGCTGCATGCACTGGAGCAGAGAGCAGACATGCAGCAG GGCCTCTCCTGGTGGCTGCCTGCTCTCCTGCTCTGGCCCTTCTTGGCTCAGTGGTTGATTCACCTCCTCCAATGCGGGCGGAAGAAGATGTAG
- the LOC117434949 gene encoding protein HEXIM1-like produces the protein MSDPASGQDDRHHPKTPGPRASGSGTAREPPRANEDGCMESGARGRSGEDHSNSQPQALGDREASPGRGAGKVQPRYPAAAQPCQAPGGDAGGTDVPVEHGRSGDRPGEGNRSQVRGESGVAVRRVNHGCPGGGGGGVQSLPGKKKHRRRPSKKKRRWKPYFKLSWEEKKELDERETARASRVREEMFAKGLPVAPYNTTQFLMEEHDREEPDLKTELGARRPVGVSRSEDTASEEESVEPEEEEDGSGGSDGMGRAGDGGGEFLQRDFSETYEKYHAESLQSKSKQELVREYLELEKCLSRLEDENNRLRLRLSKSGDSPAAESPRVRELEGELERLRALNTELSTENEGWRRGERGLAGSTAE, from the coding sequence atgtcagacccTGCTTCTGGGCAGGACGACAGGCATCACCCGAAAACTCCGGGTCCCCGGGCGAGTGGGAGCGGCACAGCTCGGGAGCCTCCCCGAGCCAATGAGGACGGCTGTATGGAGAGCGGCGCTAGGGGGCGCTCTGGAGAAGACCACAGCAACTCCCAACCGCAGGCGCTGGGAGACCGAGAGGCGAGTCCGGGTAGAGGAGCTGGCAAAGTCCAGCCTAGGTACCCAGCGGCGGCACAGCCATGCCAAGCGCCCGGCGGGGACGCTGGTGGGACGGATGTTCCCGTGGAGCACGGCCGCAGCGGTGACCGGCCTGGGGAAGGTAATCGGAGCCAAGTCCGCGGCGAGAGCGGCGTGGCTGTTCGGCGGGTGAACCACGGCTGCCCTGGCGGAGGAGGGGGCGGGGTTCAGAGCTTGCCCGGTAAAAAGAAACACCGGCGGCGGCCCTCCAAGAAGAAGCGTCGCTGGAAGCCGTATTTCAAGCTGTCCTgggaggagaagaaggagctGGACGAGCGTGAGACGGCGCGGGCCTCCCGGGTGCGGGAGGAGATGTTCGCCAAGGGCCTGCCGGTCGCCCCCTACAACACCACGCAGTTCCTGATGGAGGAGCACGACCGGGAAGAGCCCGACCTCAAGACCGAGCTGGGGGCGCGGAGGCCGGTGGGGGTCAGCCGCTCCGAGGACACGGCCAGCGAGGAGGAGTCTGTGGAGCCAGAGGAGGAAGAGGATGGCAGCGGGGGCAGTGACGGCATGGGCAGAGCCGGGGACGGAGGCGGAGAGTTCCTGCAGAGAGACTTCTCCGAAACCTACGAGAAATACCACGCCGAGAGCCTGCAGAGCAAGAGCAAACAGGAGCTGGTGCGGGAGTACCTGGAGCTGGAGAAGTGCCTCTCCCGCCTGGAGGACGAGAACAACCGGCTGAGGCTCCGGCTGAGCAAGAGCGGCGACAGCCCCGCAGCAGAGAGCCCCAGGGTGAGAGAGCTGGAGGGGGAGCTGGAGAGACTGAGGGCGCTCAACACAGAGCTGAGCACCGAGAACGAGGGCTGGAGACGGGGGGAGAGGGGACTCGCTGGCTCCACGGCGGAATGA
- the LOC117434950 gene encoding acyl-CoA-binding domain-containing protein 4-like isoform X2 yields the protein MGAAMAHPEQDCERRCQAAVSVVHSLPKNGVYRPSHEVMLRFYSFYKQATCGPCTAPRPGFWDPIGRYKWDAWKRLGGTSREGAMREYVEEMKRVALEVIDTVPMNEKTASMFHYFQPLYRVIHDMPRPPDTLLQQTGGELENSVREESSGESEPQGNGPVWGLSGHPDGGAEFNQESNHVTSDSESEVFCDSMEQLDPNKQGEPQSDSSAPELQSPLNPVAAATQAGAGQGGERAGQGEGEPLRKKGVLLDGRQSHWSERHWRSSGDVARDERGVAGAGGGAGGGAPERGHPGALEQQITLALQRLQEDMHCARDRLHALEQRADMQQGLSWWLPALLLWPFLAQWLIHLLQCGRKKM from the exons ATGGGAGCAGCGATGGCTCATCCAGAGCAGGACTGCGAGAGGCGTTGCCAGGCTGCCGTCAGCGTCGTGCACAGCCTGCCCAAGAACG gcGTCTACCGGCCGTCCCATGAGGTCATGCTGCGATTCTACAGCTTCTACAAGCAGGCAACCTGCGGGCCCTGCACAGCTCCCCGGCCCGGGTTCTGGGACCCCATCGGCCGCTACAAGtg GGACGCCTGGAAGCGGCTGGGAGGCACGAGCAGGGAGGGGGCGATGAGGGAGTACGTAGAGGAGATGAAGAGAGTGGCTCTggag GTCATCGACACCGTGCCCATGAATGAGAAGACAGCCTCCATGTTCCATTACTTCCAACCTCTCTACCGTGTGATCCACGACATGCCCAGGCCTCCAGACACTCTCCTCCAGCAGACCgggg GTGAGCTGGAGAACAGTGTGCGTGAGGAGTCAAGCGGAGAGAGTGAACCCCAGGGGAATGGGCCAGTGTGGGGACTCAGCGGGCATCCAG ATGGAGGGGCGGAGTTTAACCAGGAGAGTAACCATGTGACCAGCGACTCGGAGAGCGAGGTGTTCTGTGACTCCATGGAGCAGCTCGACCCCAACAAG CAGGGGGAGCCCCAGAGTGATTCTTCAGCACCAGAGCTCCAGAGTCCTCTCAACCCTGTCGCTGCGGCAACACAGGCAGGGGCGGGCCAAGGAGGAGAGAGGGCGGGCCAAGGAGAGGGAGAGCCATTGAGGAAGAAGGGAGTTTTGCTGGATGGACGGCAGAGTCACTGGAGTGAGAGAC ACTGGCGGAGCTCAGGGGACGTGGCCAGGGATGAGAGGGGCGTGGCAGGAGCAGGGGGAGGGGCTGGGGGAGGAGCACCTGAGAGAGGACATCCTGGCGCTCTGGAACAGCAGATCACCCTGGCACTGCAGAGGCTGCAGGAGGACATGCACTGCGCCAGGGACAGGCTGCATGCACTGGAGCAGAGAGCAGACATGCAGCAG GGCCTCTCCTGGTGGCTGCCTGCTCTCCTGCTCTGGCCCTTCTTGGCTCAGTGGTTGATTCACCTCCTCCAATGCGGGCGGAAGAAGATGTAG
- the LOC117434950 gene encoding acyl-CoA-binding domain-containing protein 4-like isoform X1: MGAAMAHPEQDCERRCQAAVSVVHSLPKNGVYRPSHEVMLRFYSFYKQATCGPCTAPRPGFWDPIGRYKWDAWKRLGGTSREGAMREYVEEMKRVALEQVIDTVPMNEKTASMFHYFQPLYRVIHDMPRPPDTLLQQTGGELENSVREESSGESEPQGNGPVWGLSGHPDGGAEFNQESNHVTSDSESEVFCDSMEQLDPNKQGEPQSDSSAPELQSPLNPVAAATQAGAGQGGERAGQGEGEPLRKKGVLLDGRQSHWSERHWRSSGDVARDERGVAGAGGGAGGGAPERGHPGALEQQITLALQRLQEDMHCARDRLHALEQRADMQQGLSWWLPALLLWPFLAQWLIHLLQCGRKKM, from the exons ATGGGAGCAGCGATGGCTCATCCAGAGCAGGACTGCGAGAGGCGTTGCCAGGCTGCCGTCAGCGTCGTGCACAGCCTGCCCAAGAACG gcGTCTACCGGCCGTCCCATGAGGTCATGCTGCGATTCTACAGCTTCTACAAGCAGGCAACCTGCGGGCCCTGCACAGCTCCCCGGCCCGGGTTCTGGGACCCCATCGGCCGCTACAAGtg GGACGCCTGGAAGCGGCTGGGAGGCACGAGCAGGGAGGGGGCGATGAGGGAGTACGTAGAGGAGATGAAGAGAGTGGCTCTggag CAGGTCATCGACACCGTGCCCATGAATGAGAAGACAGCCTCCATGTTCCATTACTTCCAACCTCTCTACCGTGTGATCCACGACATGCCCAGGCCTCCAGACACTCTCCTCCAGCAGACCgggg GTGAGCTGGAGAACAGTGTGCGTGAGGAGTCAAGCGGAGAGAGTGAACCCCAGGGGAATGGGCCAGTGTGGGGACTCAGCGGGCATCCAG ATGGAGGGGCGGAGTTTAACCAGGAGAGTAACCATGTGACCAGCGACTCGGAGAGCGAGGTGTTCTGTGACTCCATGGAGCAGCTCGACCCCAACAAG CAGGGGGAGCCCCAGAGTGATTCTTCAGCACCAGAGCTCCAGAGTCCTCTCAACCCTGTCGCTGCGGCAACACAGGCAGGGGCGGGCCAAGGAGGAGAGAGGGCGGGCCAAGGAGAGGGAGAGCCATTGAGGAAGAAGGGAGTTTTGCTGGATGGACGGCAGAGTCACTGGAGTGAGAGAC ACTGGCGGAGCTCAGGGGACGTGGCCAGGGATGAGAGGGGCGTGGCAGGAGCAGGGGGAGGGGCTGGGGGAGGAGCACCTGAGAGAGGACATCCTGGCGCTCTGGAACAGCAGATCACCCTGGCACTGCAGAGGCTGCAGGAGGACATGCACTGCGCCAGGGACAGGCTGCATGCACTGGAGCAGAGAGCAGACATGCAGCAG GGCCTCTCCTGGTGGCTGCCTGCTCTCCTGCTCTGGCCCTTCTTGGCTCAGTGGTTGATTCACCTCCTCCAATGCGGGCGGAAGAAGATGTAG
- the LOC117434950 gene encoding acyl-CoA-binding domain-containing protein 4-like isoform X5, translated as MLRFYSFYKQATCGPCTAPRPGFWDPIGRYKWDAWKRLGGTSREGAMREYVEEMKRVALEQVIDTVPMNEKTASMFHYFQPLYRVIHDMPRPPDTLLQQTGGELENSVREESSGESEPQGNGPVWGLSGHPDGGAEFNQESNHVTSDSESEVFCDSMEQLDPNKQGEPQSDSSAPELQSPLNPVAAATQAGAGQGGERAGQGEGEPLRKKGVLLDGRQSHWSERHWRSSGDVARDERGVAGAGGGAGGGAPERGHPGALEQQITLALQRLQEDMHCARDRLHALEQRADMQQGLSWWLPALLLWPFLAQWLIHLLQCGRKKM; from the exons ATGCTGCGATTCTACAGCTTCTACAAGCAGGCAACCTGCGGGCCCTGCACAGCTCCCCGGCCCGGGTTCTGGGACCCCATCGGCCGCTACAAGtg GGACGCCTGGAAGCGGCTGGGAGGCACGAGCAGGGAGGGGGCGATGAGGGAGTACGTAGAGGAGATGAAGAGAGTGGCTCTggag CAGGTCATCGACACCGTGCCCATGAATGAGAAGACAGCCTCCATGTTCCATTACTTCCAACCTCTCTACCGTGTGATCCACGACATGCCCAGGCCTCCAGACACTCTCCTCCAGCAGACCgggg GTGAGCTGGAGAACAGTGTGCGTGAGGAGTCAAGCGGAGAGAGTGAACCCCAGGGGAATGGGCCAGTGTGGGGACTCAGCGGGCATCCAG ATGGAGGGGCGGAGTTTAACCAGGAGAGTAACCATGTGACCAGCGACTCGGAGAGCGAGGTGTTCTGTGACTCCATGGAGCAGCTCGACCCCAACAAG CAGGGGGAGCCCCAGAGTGATTCTTCAGCACCAGAGCTCCAGAGTCCTCTCAACCCTGTCGCTGCGGCAACACAGGCAGGGGCGGGCCAAGGAGGAGAGAGGGCGGGCCAAGGAGAGGGAGAGCCATTGAGGAAGAAGGGAGTTTTGCTGGATGGACGGCAGAGTCACTGGAGTGAGAGAC ACTGGCGGAGCTCAGGGGACGTGGCCAGGGATGAGAGGGGCGTGGCAGGAGCAGGGGGAGGGGCTGGGGGAGGAGCACCTGAGAGAGGACATCCTGGCGCTCTGGAACAGCAGATCACCCTGGCACTGCAGAGGCTGCAGGAGGACATGCACTGCGCCAGGGACAGGCTGCATGCACTGGAGCAGAGAGCAGACATGCAGCAG GGCCTCTCCTGGTGGCTGCCTGCTCTCCTGCTCTGGCCCTTCTTGGCTCAGTGGTTGATTCACCTCCTCCAATGCGGGCGGAAGAAGATGTAG
- the LOC117434950 gene encoding acyl-CoA-binding domain-containing protein 4-like isoform X3 has protein sequence MGAAMAHPEQDCERRCQAAVSVVHSLPKNGVYRPSHEVMLRFYSFYKQATCGPCTAPRPGFWDPIGRYKWDAWKRLGGTSREGAMREYVEEMKRVALEQVIDTVPMNEKTASMFHYFQPLYRVIHDMPRPPDTLLQQTGGELENSVREESSGESEPQGNGPVWGLSGHPDGGAEFNQESNHVTSDSESEVFCDSMEQLDPNKGEPQSDSSAPELQSPLNPVAAATQAGAGQGGERAGQGEGEPLRKKGVLLDGRQSHWSERHWRSSGDVARDERGVAGAGGGAGGGAPERGHPGALEQQITLALQRLQEDMHCARDRLHALEQRADMQQGLSWWLPALLLWPFLAQWLIHLLQCGRKKM, from the exons ATGGGAGCAGCGATGGCTCATCCAGAGCAGGACTGCGAGAGGCGTTGCCAGGCTGCCGTCAGCGTCGTGCACAGCCTGCCCAAGAACG gcGTCTACCGGCCGTCCCATGAGGTCATGCTGCGATTCTACAGCTTCTACAAGCAGGCAACCTGCGGGCCCTGCACAGCTCCCCGGCCCGGGTTCTGGGACCCCATCGGCCGCTACAAGtg GGACGCCTGGAAGCGGCTGGGAGGCACGAGCAGGGAGGGGGCGATGAGGGAGTACGTAGAGGAGATGAAGAGAGTGGCTCTggag CAGGTCATCGACACCGTGCCCATGAATGAGAAGACAGCCTCCATGTTCCATTACTTCCAACCTCTCTACCGTGTGATCCACGACATGCCCAGGCCTCCAGACACTCTCCTCCAGCAGACCgggg GTGAGCTGGAGAACAGTGTGCGTGAGGAGTCAAGCGGAGAGAGTGAACCCCAGGGGAATGGGCCAGTGTGGGGACTCAGCGGGCATCCAG ATGGAGGGGCGGAGTTTAACCAGGAGAGTAACCATGTGACCAGCGACTCGGAGAGCGAGGTGTTCTGTGACTCCATGGAGCAGCTCGACCCCAACAAG GGGGAGCCCCAGAGTGATTCTTCAGCACCAGAGCTCCAGAGTCCTCTCAACCCTGTCGCTGCGGCAACACAGGCAGGGGCGGGCCAAGGAGGAGAGAGGGCGGGCCAAGGAGAGGGAGAGCCATTGAGGAAGAAGGGAGTTTTGCTGGATGGACGGCAGAGTCACTGGAGTGAGAGAC ACTGGCGGAGCTCAGGGGACGTGGCCAGGGATGAGAGGGGCGTGGCAGGAGCAGGGGGAGGGGCTGGGGGAGGAGCACCTGAGAGAGGACATCCTGGCGCTCTGGAACAGCAGATCACCCTGGCACTGCAGAGGCTGCAGGAGGACATGCACTGCGCCAGGGACAGGCTGCATGCACTGGAGCAGAGAGCAGACATGCAGCAG GGCCTCTCCTGGTGGCTGCCTGCTCTCCTGCTCTGGCCCTTCTTGGCTCAGTGGTTGATTCACCTCCTCCAATGCGGGCGGAAGAAGATGTAG